GCGCCGTCCACCAGCAGGGTCGCCAGCGCCACATTGTCATCGACCGTGAGCAGCCCGGCCGAGCGGGTGTACGAGTCGAGGTTGTCGATCTCCACGGCGTCGAAGCCGGCGGATGCGCACCCGGCGATCTGCGGCAGCATCAGCGCGGCGATCCCGGCCCGTTTCGCGGCGGTGCTCGTGTCGAACAGGAGCTCGTCCGGCCAGTTCTCGTCGCGCACCGGCCCACCCCCGGCGGTGAGGATCAGCTCGGGGGAGTCGGCCAGCAGTCGCTCGGTGTCGGACGGCTGGGTCTGGAAACCGTTGAGGTAACAGATCGAGTAGAGGCCCGCGGCGGGCGCCTCTGTGCTGTCCCGGGCCACGATCGTCACCCCGTCCGGCGGATCGTAGGCGCCGCCGAGCTGGTAGTCCAGGCCGCCGCCCACGGGCGGCAGCGCCGGGCCGGGCACGGATGCCGTGGGCTGAGCCCCCGCACAGCCCGCAAGCACCGCCACCAGCAGCACCGCGGGGAGAAGCGCCGGGAGAAGCGCTCGGGAACGGCCGGCATCCGAACGCCGTACTGAGCCTGTCGAAGGGCGCCGGACTGAGCCTGGCGAAGTGCGCCGGTTAATCCACAAACGTCGCCGGAGGGCAACAAAGGGGCTGCTCATCCGGCGACGTTGTAAGGGCTGTGAACTAGGCGACTTCGGCGACGCTTGCGTTCAGGACGTCGTCGAGGGTGACGAAGGCCTCTTCCTCGGTGGACTTCTGCGCGAGCGCGAGCTCGGAGACGAGAACCTGGCGGGCCTTGATGAGCATCCGCTTCTCGCCGGCGGAAACGCCGGAGATGCGGTCGCGGCGCCAGAGGTCGCGAACGACCTCGCTGACGCGGTAGACGCTGCCGCTGCCCATCTTCTCGGTGTTGGCCTTGTAGCGGCGCGACCAGTTGCTGGGCTCTTCCTCGACGTCGCTGCGAAGCACGTCGAAGACCGCCTCAACACCCGCGGCGTCGATGACGTCGCGAACGCCGACGAGCTCGGCGTTGTCGATGGGCAGGTTGATGGCCAGGTCACTCTGGTGCACGGTGAGCGTGATGTAGCGCTTTTCGACACCCTTGATCGTGCGGGTCTCGACCGCGGTGATCGTTGCTGCGCCGTGGTGGGGATAGACGACGGTCTCGCCGACTTCGAAAATCATCTGATGCAGCCTCATAATTCGTTGAGCGTGGTTGACGTATCACCCGGACGACCGCGCGGGGCGCAGACGTGCTCCTCCGCGGTGCTGCGACAGCCGATTCGAGGCACCCAGGGCAGGTCACTGGATACAACACGCGACTGAAAATGGCACAGCGGTTCGTTAAGGGTATTGGGAGAGTGTATCATTCCCGCCTCGCTGGCCCTATTCGGCCCGGTGACGCTCCTCTTCGAGGGTGGCCACGCGCTGCACGATCCAGGACGACAGCGTGGCCGTGAGCACACCGAGCACGGCCACGCCGCCGAGCATCAGGGCCGTGGCGATGGTGCGCCCGCGGATGGTGAGCGGGGTGAAATCCCCGTAGCCCACGGTGGTGATGGTCACCGCCGCCCACCACAGGGAGTCGCCGAACGAGGTGATGTTGGCGTTCGGGTCACTCCGCTCCGCCTCGAGCACCGCCAGTGCGGCGATATAGGTGACCAGCACCGCCGTGCCGGCCAGGTACACCAGAACCCGCGCCCGGAACGCGGTGCCCGCCGAGCGCTGGAACAGGCTGCTGCGCGCCAGCACCCGCAGCAGCCGCAACGGTCGCAGCAGCGGCAACAGCACGAAGAGCAGGTTCACGGGATGCCGCCTCGCCCACTGCCAGGGGTGGTCGGCCAGCACGAGATCGACGAGGTAGCTCGCCGGGAAGAGCGCCCAGCTGACCAGGATCACGATCCGCAGCAGTGTGGAGGTGGGGCCGTCGACGGTGGCGATGACCGAGATCGAATAGGCGACGAGGAACACCAGGGCGGCGAGGGTGAGCGGCCAGTCCACGGCCTGCTGCCAGCGTGCCTGCCGGGGCCCGCCCCACGGGTCCACCGGCTGCTCGGTCGCGGTCATGCGGGCATCCTGCCACCGGGGCGGGGCGGGGCCAATGCCCTCGGGTGAGCACGCGCCCGTGGAGGTTCTTCGGCGGCCCGACCGGTGACAGGATGTGCGCAACGACGGGAGCGATGGTGGCAGAGGCGCGGAACGACGGCGATCCGTATGAACAGGCCCGGCACGATGCGGCCTTCCTGCAGGCGGTGACCGGGGCCCACCGGGGACACTGGGACGTGCTCGACGCGCTGTGGTGGTGGTCGCACCCCGACGAGCCCACTCCCGGAGGCACCCCGTCACCCGTTGGGCGGCTGCGGGACCTCCAGCGCCGGGTCTTCGCGGCCGACGGCGATGCGGCG
This is a stretch of genomic DNA from Cryobacterium soli. It encodes these proteins:
- a CDS encoding endo alpha-1,4 polygalactosaminidase; its protein translation is MAVLAGCAGAQPTASVPGPALPPVGGGLDYQLGGAYDPPDGVTIVARDSTEAPAAGLYSICYLNGFQTQPSDTERLLADSPELILTAGGGPVRDENWPDELLFDTSTAAKRAGIAALMLPQIAGCASAGFDAVEIDNLDSYTRSAGLLTVDDNVALATLLVDGAHAEGLAIGQKNAADLADELAGTFDFAVAEECDRWEECELYTAAYGAHVLAIEYSDDLRVDFAAACAVPDRPKSMILRDRDLVTAGSDGYVYEHC
- a CDS encoding CarD family transcriptional regulator, translated to MIFEVGETVVYPHHGAATITAVETRTIKGVEKRYITLTVHQSDLAINLPIDNAELVGVRDVIDAAGVEAVFDVLRSDVEEEPSNWSRRYKANTEKMGSGSVYRVSEVVRDLWRRDRISGVSAGEKRMLIKARQVLVSELALAQKSTEEEAFVTLDDVLNASVAEVA
- a CDS encoding potassium channel family protein; amino-acid sequence: MTATEQPVDPWGGPRQARWQQAVDWPLTLAALVFLVAYSISVIATVDGPTSTLLRIVILVSWALFPASYLVDLVLADHPWQWARRHPVNLLFVLLPLLRPLRLLRVLARSSLFQRSAGTAFRARVLVYLAGTAVLVTYIAALAVLEAERSDPNANITSFGDSLWWAAVTITTVGYGDFTPLTIRGRTIATALMLGGVAVLGVLTATLSSWIVQRVATLEEERHRAE